TCTCAATCAAACAGCTTTATGGTCAACCTTTGCACTACCTCACGAACGTGCTGTTACAACGTTGGGATCAAGCTAGATTCGGGTCTGATTCTGAGTACCAGAGTTTGGATTTCATCATCCATCCTTGTAAAGCTGAAGCTACCGTCTGGCTCGTTGAGGAAATCCATCGTCTCACTTCTTCTCATCTTCAGATCGCTCAGCTTTGGGGATCTGATCCGATGTATCACTCGTTGGTTGATCCCATCGTTCCTGAGCTACCACGATCATGAAACAAGTTCTTCAACCCCTTTTCAAGAATCTTACTTTCTAAGATTTTAAGTTTAGATAATGAAATGTGAATGCTCTTTTATCCTTTTTACTATTTGTGCTTCTGTAATTAGCATAAGTCATTCCAAGAATCATCTTTTCAAGTATTGAAGTTTCTGTAATAATCTCTTTGAACACTTACCTTTGAGTAATGAAATGAAACCGGTTGTTGTTCTTTGTACAAACTCTCGGTTATAAACTTTTGATGCTAAACTTTGCAAACAAATGACAAACAGAGCATGTATTCTTGACTAGTCGGATTGATGTGCCTTGAGAGCCAAATGCCATTGCAAGTTTCTCGCTGTGTCTACTAGGCATTAATCTCTTCTATTCTTCACCAGAACATTACCAAGATCAGG
The window above is part of the Brassica napus cultivar Da-Ae chromosome C3, Da-Ae, whole genome shotgun sequence genome. Proteins encoded here:
- the LOC106444158 gene encoding protein RDM1-like, which encodes MQNPRASDDSSSSDVEAEISDGLPPLDRSHRAVEDEASLVMRAEMYQCYMKELPLPTNRGSVIPFTSWVGLGFSIKQLYGQPLHYLTNVLLQRWDQARFGSDSEYQSLDFIIHPCKAEATVWLVEEIHRLTSSHLQIAQLWGSDPMYHSLVDPIVPELPRS